Sequence from the Selenomonadales bacterium genome:
TGAATATTATCGATCAATTGATTCAGCTGAGATTGCATCATATCAACCTTTCTTTACCAGATCTTCGTAGAGAATTTGATGCTGACACCATCTCCATCGTCGGGTTCGTGGATAACACGCATTTTCCAGCAATGGAGGTCTTTTTCGAAGAAATAGATTCTCTCGAACAATTCATCTGTATCAACATTATATCGAATGACCAATCCGATCGCATCTTTTTCATTCCAGCTCCAGCGGAATCCCGAGCGCCATTCTCTTTCGAGGTCGGGGCGATCGTAGTTGAACAAGCGGTCGTTGTCATGGACATAATGATATCCTGTCCACACTTTAAACTTCGGCGAGAATGTCTGCGTCAGTTTCGCATCGTATATCATACCTTTGCTAGTCGAATCATCATAGCTTTCTTTGATGATCTGATACCCTGCACCAAGATCGAGCGTGAGTTTGCCCGTGATATTGATCGGATCATGCGAGATATAAGCCTCGTATTCATCATGCCAGCTCTGTCGGCGAGAATCTTCCCACAGACCGTGGCTTGCTTCCAAACGATAGTGGAATTTGGAGTTGCCGATACGGCGGTCGAACATCTTCCATTGATATTCGATCTTCTTGTTGATCCATTCATCGTCGGAGTCTTCTACATCACCTGTTACGATGCGGAATACTTGTCCGTTCCAATAGTATTGAAGTCCTCCGAGTGCACGGAAATCATGTCGGCTGTAATAACCCCAATTTAAAAATGCATTCAATCCGTCAACGAGGATCGGCAATTTCAAATCCTGTTTGATATAAAAACCGTCACTGCTGTTGTAGCCCGGATGCGGAATGAACGAATGATTTTCGCCCGGTTCTTTTTCATATCGGTCTGTATGATAGACTGCTTTATCCTTCAAATAGAATGTCGCATCATGTGCGAGGACA
This genomic interval carries:
- a CDS encoding LPS-assembly protein LptD, producing the protein LTTFPVMMGTAEASDEAVAANDKIVQAPVTVDSRDLTYNNLSGDFVAFGDVNVTQGTMTIKADELYGNSKTSMISTDGNMRIIDPTQQTDLVGTTVHYNYKEKTGTMVKAKGQVQGDYIQGEDINIMPDKTTFKNGSSTKCPAKHPDWHLEAKEVELFPGGYVLAHDATFYLKDKAVYHTDRYEKEPGENHSFIPHPGYNSSDGFYIKQDLKLPILVDGLNAFLNWGYYSRHDFRALGGLQYYWNGQVFRIVTGDVEDSDDEWINKKIEYQWKMFDRRIGNSKFHYRLEASHGLWEDSRRQSWHDEYEAYISHDPINITGKLTLDLGAGYQIIKESYDDSTSKGMIYDAKLTQTFSPKFKVWTGYHYVHDNDRLFNYDRPDLEREWRSGFRWSWNEKDAIGLVIRYNVDTDELFERIYFFEKDLHCWKMRVIHEPDDGDGVSIKFSTKIW